The Novipirellula aureliae sequence CTGCCGAATTGATTGCTGACGGTCAGGGGTTGGTTCGATCACTCGCATTGAACGTGCATCGAAGTTTGCCCGTCCCGACCGACTTGGATGACTTGATTGCCTATGGCCAATTAGGTCTGGTCGAAGCCGCACAGGCGTATGACCCTGACGCGGGTGCTCGTTTTACAACGTTTGCTTTCTACCGTATTCGCGGTGCGATTTATGACGGCGTTGCCAAGATGACTTGGACAAGTCGAGCAAGGTTTCGACGGTTGCGATTCCAAGCCATGGCCGATGCGGTACTGGAAAACGAGCACGAGGATCCAAACTCCTCCTCGTCAGCGGCGCAAGATGCCAATTGGCTTAGTCGGGTGACCGAACAGTTGGCGGTTGTCTTTTTGGTGACCAGTGAAGAGGATTCGGTCGGCAATTCCTTAACCAATGCGGTCGATCCCTACGATTCGCCTGGCAAGACTGTCGCGAGCCGAGAGATGCAGCAATCCTTGAGAAAGCTCGTCGATCAATTGCCAAGCGACGCCCGCCGCTTGGTCAGCAGCATCTATTTCGAAGGCTTCACGCTAACACAAGCTGCCGAGCGAGCGGGAATCAGTAAGAGTTGGGCCAGCCGATTGCACGCAAAGAGTCTCAACCAACTGGCCAAGAGCTTACGAAAAATGGGAGCTGACTAGAGGACCGGAAGATACCGGAAAATCAGGTCGTAGCGGAAGTCGTCAAGACTTTCGTTTTTTAGCAACGACAAAACGCTTGATGCTTCTCCGCTACCTTCACCATTCAATCGACGTCCCGCGGCATAGGGAACAAACGAGCGCAAACTCCATCGACCTTTCACATTTAATGCGAGAATGACATCATGGCTTCAGAACCAACACTTGACCTTCAGCGGATGATGGCACCGATTTCGGATGACCATCCGTCGGGCAGCTATTTGCGAGATACCGATTATGCTCGGCTTCAACGAGCGAAGGATGCTCGGACGCGAGCGGTTGCACTGGAAAAAAAAGTGCGAGAGTTGGAAATGTACACGGAAGAGGACCTGCAAATGATCCCCGAGGAGGATCGTCATATCGAGTCACCCGATTGGCGTGCCGTTCGCGACATTTGCACTGAAATATTGGCAGAGCACTCCAAGGATTTGTGGGTTGCATCATGGTTGATCGAAGCCAATACTCGCTTGTCTGGATTCGCAGGGCTTCGCGACGGGTTTAGTCTTGTCTCGCAAATCGTTGACCAATACTGGGATGCAATCTATCCGCCCCGCGACGAAGACGAGGGCTATCTAGGAACCGTTTCCCAATTGTCGAGTTTGAACGGCGAAGACGGTCCAGGCGTCTTGCTGGTTCCGATCGAGGCGTTACCCGTCATTCCGGGTGAACCCGATTTCACATTCGCAGCGTATCGATTGGCGACAAAGGGTTCGAGCACGGATATTGGTGAAGCTGATTTTTTTGCAGCCGCTCGGCAAGTCGATCCTGACCGCTTGCGAAACCACGCCGAAGACATTGACCAAGCGATCGAAACCTTTGCCCAAATGACTCGTATACTCGAGGAAAAATGTGGTGAACATGAAGGTTTACCAGTCGCTCCACCGAGTTCACAGATCCGTAGTGTGCTTACCGAATGCCAGCGTGCGTTTCGCCTTATCACTCGCGATTGTCTATCGGATGGCGATAGTCATGGTGACAACGGGGATGGCGACGATGGGCAATATTTAAGTGAGGCCGGGCCTGACGCAACCAATAACGTTTCGGCAACCGTCGCGCAGGGTGGTGGCGTCAACCTCGATCCCTCGCGTGCCCAAGTCGCTAATCGTGAAGATGCGTTTCGTTTGCTGCTTCGCGCGAGCGAGTTCTTTCGAAAAACCGAACCTCATTCGCCGGTCAGCTACATGCTACAACAAGCGGTCCGATTCGGCAGAATGGAATTGCCCGATCTGTTACAAGAGCTGATCACGGATGAAGAAGTTTTAAAGCGTTTTGCAGAAAGAACGGGAGTAGAAATCAAACAAGAACGCGATGAATACTAGGTGTTTTTTACTTAATTCAGTGCACCACCCGGTTTAGTAGTTGCACCGCCCCACCCCCGAGTTTAAAACAGTGAGTGGTGATGACACAACAATCCTATTGCTACCTTCCACCTAGAGGTATTTCACATGGCTGAAAGCCAACAAAAAAAATTGTCCCGCGTCCGTAAGCCTCGTGTCCACATCACCTACGATGTGGAAACCGAAGGTGCTGAGGTCGTCAAAGAATTGCCATTCGTCGTCGGGGTGATGGGAGATTTTTCCGGCGATCCAACGGAGAAGCTCAAGCCCTTGAAGGATCGCAAGTTTATCCAAATTGATCGCGATAACTTCAATGATGTGCTCACACGCATGACGCCTGGATTGAACATGCGTGTCGAAAATACACTTGCCAATGACGGCAGTGAAATGTCGGTCAATTTAGAGTTCAACAAGATTGAAGACTTTGAACCCGCCAACATTGTCGATCAAGTGGAACCATTAAAGAAACTGATGGAAACACGTGACAAGCTGCGTGACTTGGCAACCAAGATCGATCGTAGTGACGATCTCGAAAACGTGCTTGAACAAGTGCTTAGTAACACCGATCAATTGAAACAGCTATCTGGTGAATTAGGTGTAAATGATTCGGACAACGGTTAGTAGACCGTCCATCGTAACCTCTCGTAAAACGTTCAAACCCACTCAATCCACGGAGTCTCATTATGGCTGAAAAAGCCAAGGCCGATGCCGTCGCTGGCACCCAAACCACCGAAAGTGTCGGCGAGAGTTTGCTTGAAAGTGCAATCTCGGCAACCAAACAAACCGAACGGTCACGCGCTGAAGA is a genomic window containing:
- a CDS encoding sigma-70 family RNA polymerase sigma factor, which translates into the protein MTGEPISSEKASSDTDTKRHAAELIADGQGLVRSLALNVHRSLPVPTDLDDLIAYGQLGLVEAAQAYDPDAGARFTTFAFYRIRGAIYDGVAKMTWTSRARFRRLRFQAMADAVLENEHEDPNSSSSAAQDANWLSRVTEQLAVVFLVTSEEDSVGNSLTNAVDPYDSPGKTVASREMQQSLRKLVDQLPSDARRLVSSIYFEGFTLTQAAERAGISKSWASRLHAKSLNQLAKSLRKMGAD
- the tssA gene encoding type VI secretion system protein TssA, which encodes MASEPTLDLQRMMAPISDDHPSGSYLRDTDYARLQRAKDARTRAVALEKKVRELEMYTEEDLQMIPEEDRHIESPDWRAVRDICTEILAEHSKDLWVASWLIEANTRLSGFAGLRDGFSLVSQIVDQYWDAIYPPRDEDEGYLGTVSQLSSLNGEDGPGVLLVPIEALPVIPGEPDFTFAAYRLATKGSSTDIGEADFFAAARQVDPDRLRNHAEDIDQAIETFAQMTRILEEKCGEHEGLPVAPPSSQIRSVLTECQRAFRLITRDCLSDGDSHGDNGDGDDGQYLSEAGPDATNNVSATVAQGGGVNLDPSRAQVANREDAFRLLLRASEFFRKTEPHSPVSYMLQQAVRFGRMELPDLLQELITDEEVLKRFAERTGVEIKQERDEY
- the tssB gene encoding type VI secretion system contractile sheath small subunit; amino-acid sequence: MAESQQKKLSRVRKPRVHITYDVETEGAEVVKELPFVVGVMGDFSGDPTEKLKPLKDRKFIQIDRDNFNDVLTRMTPGLNMRVENTLANDGSEMSVNLEFNKIEDFEPANIVDQVEPLKKLMETRDKLRDLATKIDRSDDLENVLEQVLSNTDQLKQLSGELGVNDSDNG